A stretch of the Thalassotalea euphylliae genome encodes the following:
- a CDS encoding YaiI/YqxD family protein — protein sequence MNIWVDADACPVAIKEIIFRAAERKQLMTTLVANHSMRTPNSKFVRMLQVSSGFDVADDEIVQRLQQGDLVITSDIPLAAEVIEKGGQALSPRGELFTSANIKARLNVRDFMDTMRASGVNTGGPPALSQQDKKAFADHLDRILSKH from the coding sequence ATGAATATTTGGGTTGATGCTGACGCCTGCCCTGTCGCCATCAAAGAAATAATTTTTCGCGCTGCAGAGCGCAAACAATTAATGACCACACTAGTCGCAAACCATAGCATGCGCACACCTAATTCGAAGTTTGTACGAATGCTGCAAGTTTCGTCTGGGTTCGACGTAGCCGACGATGAAATCGTGCAACGCCTTCAACAAGGCGACTTAGTGATAACTAGCGATATTCCGCTTGCCGCCGAAGTGATTGAAAAAGGTGGGCAAGCGCTTAGCCCGCGCGGTGAACTGTTTACCAGCGCAAATATTAAAGCTCGCCTAAATGTTCGCGACTTTATGGACACCATGCGCGCCAGTGGTGTAAATACCGGTGGGCCACCAGCGCTTAGCCAACAAGATAAAAAGGCATTTGCCGACCACCTTGATCGCATTCTAAGCAAACACTAA
- a CDS encoding DUF4344 domain-containing metallopeptidase encodes MNIKPLAMCCLFSFFQLSAHATDIAESAESADNSAFSNLTIDSVFNTPHFYVESNLEFALLHELAHAIIELNNIPVLGGREKAADQIATMFMMLNSRDVEDDLLDQMISISAEWMIEWQQEVEHSSIAFWDVHPLSIQRFYDVTCLMYGAAVDKLERIRKEAWLPYQRAWDCDIEFQQNRETLSWLADNYSYVTFDENWHPVPKVNASAVHPKVNVQYITPSRPAHKTILEWLQSSERVAYILGRVNEAIKLPKPVTIYFESQCSGPDAWWNPKIDGIIVCYELIEQFEQNKKRLKPLINKLKGEANQSHLFLFPSKYETLISKQKGVLRERFIQMMDQMLEQNKDAQSK; translated from the coding sequence ATGAATATTAAGCCGTTAGCCATGTGCTGTTTGTTCAGTTTTTTTCAGTTGTCAGCACACGCCACTGACATAGCTGAAAGTGCTGAGAGCGCTGATAACTCTGCATTTTCCAACCTAACAATAGATTCCGTATTTAACACCCCGCACTTTTATGTTGAGAGCAACCTTGAATTTGCCCTATTGCACGAGCTAGCCCATGCGATTATTGAGTTAAATAATATTCCAGTATTAGGTGGTCGAGAAAAAGCAGCCGATCAAATCGCTACCATGTTTATGATGCTAAACAGTCGCGACGTAGAAGATGATTTGTTAGATCAGATGATTTCCATTTCCGCGGAATGGATGATTGAATGGCAACAAGAAGTAGAACATTCATCTATTGCTTTTTGGGATGTTCACCCATTGTCGATTCAACGTTTTTATGACGTTACTTGCCTGATGTATGGCGCTGCGGTGGATAAGCTAGAGCGAATTCGAAAAGAGGCGTGGCTTCCTTATCAACGCGCTTGGGATTGCGACATTGAGTTCCAACAAAACCGAGAAACATTGAGCTGGCTTGCCGACAACTACAGTTATGTAACCTTCGATGAAAACTGGCACCCTGTTCCCAAAGTAAACGCCAGCGCTGTTCACCCAAAAGTTAATGTGCAATACATAACGCCCTCTCGGCCCGCGCACAAAACCATACTAGAGTGGTTACAATCGTCCGAGCGTGTTGCCTACATTCTTGGCCGAGTGAATGAAGCGATTAAGCTACCCAAGCCAGTGACCATTTATTTTGAAAGCCAATGCTCTGGCCCAGATGCTTGGTGGAATCCCAAAATTGATGGCATTATTGTTTGCTACGAGTTGATTGAGCAGTTTGAGCAAAATAAAAAACGCTTAAAGCCTTTAATTAATAAGCTCAAAGGTGAAGCGAATCAAAGCCATCTGTTCTTGTTTCCTAGCAAATACGAAACGCTGATATCAAAGCAAAAAGGTGTTCTTAGAGAGCGCTTTATCCAAATGATGGATCAGATGTTAGAGCAAAATAAAGATGCCCAATCAAAATAA
- a CDS encoding DUF6817 domain-containing protein — MTNSSLMSQTGAQASAQSNSSTNTQATDKFKALQAMGAGEFAHLNGSLIEHLLSTTQLLRKWQARTVLCDAGLYHAAYGTAGFDEKMLSLAQRNDVAMLIGKEAETIVYLYCSCDRDFTFSRLGTSNEIQFKDRFTANTFNLSQQQAENFCELTVANELELVIASDQFRQQHGQGLKQLFNKMKRWLSPYAIDAYEREL, encoded by the coding sequence ATGACTAATTCTTCACTAATGTCCCAAACAGGCGCTCAAGCAAGTGCACAATCAAACAGTAGCACCAATACTCAGGCAACTGATAAATTTAAGGCATTGCAGGCGATGGGCGCGGGTGAATTTGCTCATCTTAATGGCTCATTGATCGAACACTTATTATCAACAACACAGCTATTAAGGAAATGGCAAGCTCGCACTGTGCTATGCGATGCTGGCCTTTATCATGCGGCCTATGGCACCGCAGGCTTTGACGAAAAAATGCTTTCTCTTGCACAGCGAAACGACGTGGCAATGTTAATTGGCAAGGAAGCTGAGACAATTGTTTACTTGTATTGCTCTTGTGATCGCGATTTCACCTTCTCACGGCTTGGCACCAGCAATGAAATTCAATTTAAGGATCGTTTCACTGCCAACACCTTTAACTTATCCCAACAACAAGCCGAAAACTTTTGTGAATTAACCGTTGCCAATGAGCTTGAGCTGGTTATCGCTAGCGATCAATTTCGGCAACAACATGGGCAAGGGTTAAAGCAGCTTTTTAATAAGATGAAACGCTGGCTTAGCCCATATGCGATTGATGCCTATGAACGTGAACTATAA
- a CDS encoding MAPEG family protein, translating into MITLIWCLILAALLPYIAKAPLAAAMNKLGGYDNNHPREQQTKLTGFGARALAAHQNAFESLIVFTAAILLAIATNTTGETIQTLAIAHIVLRVAYHLLYLLNIGLLRSIVWGFGIACSFAIMWLCIPS; encoded by the coding sequence ATGATAACACTAATCTGGTGCCTAATATTGGCCGCGCTACTTCCTTATATTGCTAAAGCACCGTTGGCCGCGGCGATGAATAAATTAGGGGGGTATGACAACAACCACCCGAGAGAGCAGCAAACGAAACTAACTGGTTTTGGTGCTCGTGCCCTAGCAGCCCATCAAAATGCATTTGAATCGCTGATTGTCTTTACCGCGGCGATTTTACTGGCAATTGCGACGAATACCACAGGCGAAACAATTCAAACACTTGCCATTGCTCATATTGTTTTAAGAGTTGCCTATCACCTACTTTACCTACTCAATATTGGCCTACTACGCTCAATTGTTTGGGGATTCGGTATAGCCTGTTCATTTGCCATTATGTGGCTCTGTATTCCGAGTTAA
- a CDS encoding antibiotic biosynthesis monooxygenase family protein, translated as MIAKTPKPPYYAVIFTSLRSENDTANNTANDDGYAKTAEHMVNLASQQSGFLGIESAREGLGITVSYWQDLESIRAWKVNAEHQLAQRKGYELWYESFKVRITKVERDYGV; from the coding sequence ATGATTGCTAAGACTCCGAAACCGCCTTACTACGCCGTTATATTTACTTCCTTGAGGAGTGAAAATGACACAGCTAATAACACCGCTAATGACGATGGTTATGCAAAAACTGCCGAACATATGGTTAATTTAGCCAGCCAGCAATCTGGCTTTCTTGGCATTGAATCAGCGCGTGAAGGTCTTGGTATCACCGTCTCTTATTGGCAAGATCTTGAATCTATTCGAGCGTGGAAGGTGAATGCCGAGCACCAACTAGCGCAGCGCAAAGGTTACGAGCTTTGGTATGAAAGCTTTAAAGTACGTATTACGAAAGTTGAGCGCGATTACGGTGTTTAA
- a CDS encoding DMT family transporter → MKTVFYTLLALCAFAGNSILCRLALGENTIDAASFTNIRLVSGIVTLMMIYAFVNLTNKSANKVTESVAKGSNTHPQKLASLKSATGTWWAAAMLFTYAVTFSYAYVTLDTGTGALILFATVQLTLIFIGLITGNRLNALEWLGLLLAFSGFVYLVLPTLSTPSLIGFILMSISGIAWGFYTLAGRQSMNPLADTSFNFLRTLPFVIVLLALTIATADISAQGVGYAVMSGAVASGLGYTIWYKALPSLSAIQAGVVQLLVPILAAVGGVIFAGESLSMRLIIASLTILGGILLVMSSKHLIALSASKPSKLG, encoded by the coding sequence ATGAAAACCGTTTTTTATACCCTACTTGCACTTTGTGCTTTTGCCGGCAACTCTATTTTGTGTCGTTTAGCATTAGGCGAAAATACGATTGATGCCGCCAGCTTCACCAACATTCGTTTAGTCTCTGGCATTGTTACTTTAATGATGATTTACGCCTTTGTTAACTTAACAAACAAGTCAGCAAACAAGGTCACCGAAAGCGTTGCGAAAGGCTCAAACACGCACCCGCAAAAATTAGCGTCACTAAAAAGTGCGACTGGCACTTGGTGGGCTGCCGCTATGTTATTTACCTATGCCGTAACCTTTTCTTATGCTTATGTAACGCTAGATACAGGTACTGGCGCATTGATCTTATTTGCCACTGTGCAACTCACGTTAATCTTCATTGGCTTAATAACGGGGAATCGCCTTAATGCGTTAGAGTGGCTGGGCTTACTATTGGCCTTTTCAGGTTTTGTTTATTTGGTTTTGCCAACGCTAAGCACGCCGTCGTTAATTGGCTTTATCTTAATGTCTATTTCAGGCATTGCCTGGGGGTTTTATACTTTGGCCGGCAGGCAATCAATGAATCCACTTGCCGATACCAGTTTTAATTTTTTAAGAACCCTGCCATTTGTCATTGTGCTGTTGGCATTGACCATTGCAACCGCAGATATTAGCGCGCAAGGCGTGGGCTATGCTGTGATGTCTGGTGCTGTAGCTTCTGGCTTAGGTTACACCATTTGGTATAAAGCCCTACCTAGCCTATCGGCCATACAAGCCGGAGTTGTACAGTTGTTAGTGCCGATATTAGCGGCGGTTGGCGGCGTTATTTTCGCTGGTGAAAGTTTGTCGATGCGTTTAATCATTGCATCGTTAACGATTCTAGGCGGCATACTACTTGTGATGTCTTCAAAGCACTTAATCGCGCTAAGCGCCAGCAAGCCAAGCAAATTGGGTTAG
- a CDS encoding GFA family protein — translation MSDTNPPMLTGSCCCGKVSFSLADDFSQFYFCHCQQCQKLTGSAHAANLLTAPENIQWLQGEELLKRYDHPRRSFTKVFCTACGSGLPFLTQSKLFLIVPAGCLDTPPTKQPDAQMFCAEQTDWHQLGIDAPKHDGFPCND, via the coding sequence TTGTCTGATACAAATCCCCCAATGCTCACTGGTAGCTGTTGCTGCGGTAAAGTGAGCTTTTCGCTAGCAGATGATTTTAGTCAATTCTATTTTTGTCACTGTCAGCAATGTCAAAAGCTAACTGGCTCTGCCCATGCTGCGAACTTATTAACCGCACCTGAAAATATTCAATGGCTGCAAGGAGAAGAGCTACTTAAACGCTACGATCATCCAAGGCGTTCATTTACGAAAGTATTTTGCACTGCATGTGGCTCAGGTTTACCGTTTTTAACGCAAAGTAAATTGTTTCTCATTGTGCCAGCGGGGTGTTTAGATACGCCACCGACAAAGCAGCCCGATGCGCAAATGTTTTGTGCCGAGCAAACTGATTGGCACCAATTAGGTATTGATGCGCCAAAGCACGATGGTTTTCCGTGTAATGACTAA
- a CDS encoding MAPEG family protein, whose translation MTDAAIFYPVLAQILLVILLFFTLAARKAKAVKAKSVDLTKTATDSSAWTTEVVKVSNNIANQFETPILFLILCVIAFVLGLADYITVGLAWAYVVFRYIHAYIHIGSNYVPYRMRTFAVSLLIILAMAIRIGLEINTIT comes from the coding sequence ATGACAGACGCAGCAATTTTCTATCCCGTACTCGCACAAATTTTATTAGTGATCTTATTGTTTTTCACACTGGCGGCGCGAAAAGCTAAGGCGGTAAAAGCAAAAAGCGTTGATTTAACCAAAACAGCGACCGACTCAAGTGCTTGGACAACAGAGGTTGTCAAAGTATCAAATAATATTGCCAATCAATTCGAAACTCCGATCTTATTTTTGATCTTGTGTGTTATTGCTTTTGTATTGGGACTGGCTGATTACATTACTGTTGGCTTAGCTTGGGCATACGTCGTGTTTCGCTATATTCATGCCTATATCCATATCGGTTCAAACTATGTGCCCTATCGAATGCGCACCTTCGCCGTGTCGTTATTGATTATTTTAGCCATGGCTATTCGTATTGGGCTTGAGATAAATACCATTACCTAA
- a CDS encoding DUF7674 family protein gives MQLQEMYEEFRATFPEITRKADIVHIKLWGELDPSFAYSWFESLANAINHEMSKSSESAQYRPIFEYFRQKYLFENNDIKNCIDVAFVENLFWRVKAEHASPYWALMPDILKQLYIQFHGRSRC, from the coding sequence ATGCAATTGCAAGAAATGTACGAAGAGTTTAGAGCCACTTTTCCAGAAATTACACGCAAAGCTGACATCGTTCACATCAAACTCTGGGGTGAACTCGATCCAAGTTTCGCATATTCGTGGTTTGAAAGTTTAGCGAATGCCATCAATCATGAGATGTCCAAAAGTAGCGAATCAGCCCAATATAGACCAATTTTCGAATACTTTAGACAAAAGTACCTCTTTGAAAATAATGATATTAAAAACTGTATAGACGTAGCCTTTGTCGAGAATTTATTCTGGCGGGTAAAAGCAGAGCATGCATCACCCTACTGGGCATTAATGCCTGATATTCTTAAACAACTGTATATTCAGTTTCATGGTCGAAGCCGCTGCTAG
- a CDS encoding DUF2157 domain-containing protein, producing MKISQQQLNDAAAKQIISPQQANELYAFFEEQQANVAQFTFTHVLYYLGGLIAIGAMSLFMTLGWSSFGGAGILAISLVYALLGLSLTHHFANKQLAIPAGICATFVTCLTPLAVFGLQQWLGLWPDDSAYRDYHRYIAWHWLYMELATLAIGTIIAWRYRYPFLVMPIAVTLWYLTMDLSVMLAKSTDYETSWELRKLVSMYTGLLMIALAFWVDIRARAANAINHKDYAFWIYLFGAIAFWGGLSLQHSDSELAKLGYFAINLTMIAFGVLLVRRVFVVLGAFGCSFYLGHLAYNVFEDSWFFPIALSLIGLLIIYLGVLWQRHEQVISQRLQSFLPLPLQQLLASKHG from the coding sequence ATAAAAATAAGTCAACAGCAACTTAATGATGCTGCCGCTAAGCAAATTATTAGCCCGCAGCAAGCAAATGAACTGTATGCCTTTTTCGAAGAGCAGCAAGCCAACGTCGCTCAGTTTACCTTTACCCATGTGCTCTACTACCTAGGTGGATTGATCGCCATTGGTGCCATGAGCCTATTTATGACGCTAGGTTGGTCGTCTTTTGGTGGCGCAGGCATTCTAGCAATTTCTCTTGTATATGCCTTACTTGGCTTGTCGTTAACTCATCACTTTGCGAACAAACAATTAGCGATTCCAGCGGGTATTTGCGCAACATTTGTGACTTGTTTAACGCCACTCGCCGTATTTGGTTTGCAACAATGGCTAGGGCTGTGGCCTGATGATAGTGCCTACCGAGATTATCACCGATATATTGCATGGCATTGGCTGTATATGGAATTAGCAACATTGGCGATAGGTACGATTATCGCGTGGCGTTATAGATATCCTTTTTTAGTCATGCCCATTGCCGTCACACTTTGGTATTTGACTATGGATTTAAGCGTCATGCTGGCTAAAAGTACTGACTATGAAACCAGCTGGGAGCTGCGTAAGCTCGTTTCCATGTATACCGGATTATTAATGATCGCATTAGCGTTTTGGGTAGATATTCGCGCCAGAGCAGCGAACGCAATTAATCACAAAGACTATGCTTTTTGGATTTACTTATTCGGCGCCATTGCATTTTGGGGTGGTCTTTCACTGCAACACTCTGATAGTGAATTAGCCAAGCTCGGCTACTTTGCTATTAACCTGACAATGATCGCCTTTGGTGTATTGCTGGTGAGAAGAGTGTTTGTTGTGCTCGGGGCGTTTGGCTGCAGCTTTTATTTAGGTCATTTGGCTTACAACGTATTTGAAGACAGTTGGTTTTTCCCAATTGCATTATCATTAATTGGCCTGCTGATTATTTATTTAGGTGTATTGTGGCAAAGGCACGAACAAGTAATTAGCCAACGACTGCAATCATTCTTGCCGCTACCATTACAACAATTACTTGCCAGTAAACATGGCTAG
- a CDS encoding cupin domain-containing protein, whose amino-acid sequence MSFTAINFKEKFDKFAEQWSPRVIAEMNDYQFKLAKVEGEFVWHQHSDTDEVFIVISGTLTIEFRDGKVTLQAGEMYVVPKGVEHKPVAQSECQIMLVEPKGVVNTGEETSDLTAENDVWI is encoded by the coding sequence ATGTCTTTCACCGCCATTAACTTCAAAGAAAAGTTCGATAAGTTTGCCGAACAATGGTCGCCACGCGTTATAGCTGAAATGAATGATTATCAATTTAAACTGGCAAAGGTGGAAGGTGAATTTGTTTGGCACCAACACAGCGACACTGATGAAGTGTTCATTGTAATAAGTGGCACATTAACGATCGAATTTAGAGATGGTAAGGTTACGCTACAAGCAGGTGAAATGTATGTTGTGCCCAAAGGTGTTGAACATAAACCTGTAGCGCAAAGTGAATGCCAAATTATGCTGGTTGAACCTAAAGGCGTGGTCAATACCGGAGAGGAAACCTCTGATTTAACCGCTGAAAACGATGTGTGGATTTAG
- a CDS encoding substrate-binding periplasmic protein has translation MTINIANPMQAYPPYHWLENGEIKGLVPDIIEAAAKLVGEDVEINYVPVPWLRMFSLAENGDIDAIFPVSFNQERAKYLNFVPESIVMERMNLVSSSAFDISFSGDLTTLANYKVAGIIGYYYGEAYTNANLETLALANEEQQVEMLLGGQAPLALMDANILPYYINKLGGEREHRIKVLEPHLYEAPLHLAFAKNGRYPALVERFNSALAKLKSTPDYQNILQTYLSQE, from the coding sequence GTGACCATTAATATCGCTAATCCAATGCAAGCTTACCCTCCTTACCATTGGCTAGAAAATGGCGAAATAAAAGGGCTAGTGCCGGATATTATTGAAGCCGCCGCCAAACTAGTGGGTGAAGATGTTGAGATAAACTATGTACCTGTACCTTGGTTGCGGATGTTTTCACTGGCAGAAAACGGCGATATCGATGCTATTTTCCCCGTTAGTTTTAATCAAGAACGTGCTAAGTATTTAAATTTCGTGCCAGAAAGTATTGTGATGGAGCGCATGAATTTAGTTTCATCTAGCGCATTTGATATCAGTTTCAGTGGCGATTTAACCACACTTGCCAACTACAAAGTCGCAGGAATCATTGGTTACTATTATGGCGAAGCCTATACCAATGCGAATTTAGAAACATTAGCGCTTGCCAATGAGGAGCAACAAGTCGAAATGCTACTTGGCGGACAAGCGCCACTGGCACTAATGGATGCCAACATCTTGCCTTACTATATCAATAAACTTGGCGGTGAGCGTGAGCATCGCATTAAAGTGCTTGAACCCCATTTATATGAAGCTCCTCTGCATTTGGCTTTTGCTAAAAATGGCCGCTACCCTGCGCTTGTTGAACGGTTTAATTCTGCACTGGCGAAATTAAAATCGACGCCCGACTATCAGAATATTTTGCAAACGTATCTTAGCCAAGAATAA
- a CDS encoding GNAT family N-acetyltransferase, with the protein MHQQVTISSSPPKPSEFIALRAKVGWGWGETDPKLAQTSLSNSLYCLTAYHRDQLVGMVRVVGDGALFFYIQDLVVDPEFQHNGLGTALMEKLECYLSEVAKPGATVGLFSAQGKEAFYQQFGYTKRTGEPLGLGMCRFI; encoded by the coding sequence ATGCATCAACAAGTTACGATTAGCTCATCGCCACCCAAGCCAAGTGAATTTATAGCCTTGCGCGCTAAAGTAGGTTGGGGTTGGGGTGAGACTGACCCAAAACTTGCGCAGACTAGCCTAAGTAATTCACTATATTGCTTAACTGCATATCACCGAGATCAATTGGTTGGCATGGTAAGAGTCGTTGGCGATGGCGCCCTATTTTTCTATATTCAAGATTTAGTGGTAGATCCTGAGTTTCAACATAATGGCCTAGGTACGGCCTTGATGGAAAAGCTGGAATGCTACCTATCAGAAGTTGCAAAGCCTGGCGCCACGGTTGGCTTATTTAGTGCTCAGGGAAAAGAAGCATTTTACCAACAATTTGGTTATACCAAGCGCACAGGTGAACCTTTGGGCTTGGGCATGTGTCGCTTTATTTAA
- a CDS encoding DUF3224 domain-containing protein, with product MTATGSFTVKLDPQQDKKTPAGRMLINKVYSGDIQGTGVGQMISKRTENGNAVYYAIEEVQASLAGKKGSFTLLHSGVMSAQGQQLSITVMPGSGEGEFAGISGECIIEQKDGEHFYQFNYQL from the coding sequence ATGACAGCAACAGGCAGCTTTACAGTAAAACTCGATCCTCAGCAAGATAAGAAAACGCCCGCCGGAAGAATGTTAATCAACAAAGTTTACAGCGGTGATATACAAGGTACAGGTGTTGGTCAAATGATTAGCAAGCGTACCGAGAACGGTAATGCAGTTTATTATGCGATTGAAGAAGTGCAAGCGTCCCTCGCCGGCAAAAAAGGAAGCTTCACCTTACTTCATTCTGGTGTGATGTCAGCTCAAGGTCAGCAACTTTCCATCACGGTAATGCCAGGCTCTGGCGAGGGTGAATTCGCAGGAATTTCTGGTGAGTGTATTATCGAACAAAAAGACGGTGAACACTTTTATCAATTTAATTATCAACTCTAA
- a CDS encoding CreA family protein — protein sequence MKKLLCVLGLATALTACSDNEVGDVSLGLFTLKDIKISSLQDEVVTGVTCHIASIEADLSLSDPSDSSISCRQTGDITPAMIAQIDKSASGEVVFRQSKSIFFKSMKVRRIYDPKNQTLLYLSYTTKETEGSFKHSLSTVPLWGTQAYIEPQTLSSN from the coding sequence ATGAAAAAACTACTGTGTGTACTGGGACTAGCAACAGCATTAACGGCATGCTCAGACAATGAAGTAGGCGATGTATCACTCGGTTTGTTTACACTCAAAGATATTAAAATTTCATCGCTACAAGATGAAGTTGTAACTGGCGTTACTTGTCATATTGCATCAATTGAAGCGGATTTAAGCCTATCGGATCCCAGTGACAGCTCGATTTCTTGCCGACAAACGGGTGACATTACGCCAGCAATGATTGCGCAAATTGACAAATCGGCATCTGGTGAAGTGGTCTTTAGGCAATCGAAAAGTATCTTTTTCAAGAGCATGAAAGTCAGAAGGATCTACGATCCGAAAAATCAAACCCTGCTGTATTTGTCTTACACCACCAAAGAGACCGAGGGAAGCTTTAAACATAGCTTGTCAACAGTGCCACTTTGGGGAACACAAGCTTATATTGAGCCTCAAACTTTGAGCAGTAACTAG
- a CDS encoding gamma-glutamylcyclotransferase family protein translates to MNNIQEPTSPVTSEHRLFVYGTLAPGKPNEHILEDLKGDWQAATVSGTLYAEGWGAAMGYPGIVLTQEQPSSANQAEQVQGQLFTSEDLTAHWQRLDEFEGDGYQRVVAQVRLASGEQVPAYIYTLTKSPM, encoded by the coding sequence ATGAACAACATTCAAGAGCCCACTAGCCCTGTTACTAGCGAACATCGCCTATTTGTTTATGGCACATTAGCGCCTGGAAAACCGAATGAACATATTCTTGAAGACCTAAAAGGTGACTGGCAAGCAGCCACCGTATCGGGAACTCTTTATGCCGAAGGCTGGGGCGCAGCCATGGGCTACCCGGGAATAGTGCTGACTCAAGAGCAGCCAAGTAGTGCAAATCAGGCCGAACAAGTGCAAGGGCAGCTTTTTACCTCTGAAGATCTAACTGCTCATTGGCAACGATTAGATGAATTTGAAGGTGACGGCTATCAACGCGTTGTAGCCCAAGTGCGGCTTGCCAGTGGTGAACAAGTTCCAGCCTACATTTACACACTAACCAAGTCACCAATGTAG
- a CDS encoding GNAT family N-acetyltransferase yields the protein MNIQLDDLSSKQVLALLQEHLDDMQATSPPESKHALDLDGLKHPSVKFWCLWDSTTLAGFAAYKQLDNKHAELKSMRTSANYKNQGIATRLLTHIISDAKANGYTRISLETGSMAYFKPARALYQKHGFEYCSPFSDYAEDPNSKFMTLSL from the coding sequence ATGAATATTCAATTGGATGATTTATCAAGTAAGCAAGTTCTCGCATTATTACAAGAACACCTTGATGATATGCAGGCAACCTCACCACCAGAGAGTAAGCACGCGCTTGACTTGGATGGGTTAAAACATCCATCGGTAAAGTTTTGGTGCCTTTGGGATAGCACAACACTGGCAGGCTTTGCCGCCTATAAGCAACTAGATAACAAGCACGCAGAATTAAAATCAATGCGAACCTCGGCGAACTACAAAAATCAGGGTATCGCTACCCGCCTGTTAACGCATATTATCAGCGACGCTAAAGCCAATGGGTATACACGAATCAGCCTAGAAACTGGTTCGATGGCATACTTTAAGCCCGCTCGTGCCCTTTACCAAAAACATGGTTTTGAATATTGTTCACCCTTTAGTGACTATGCTGAAGACCCCAATAGCAAGTTTATGACCTTGAGTTTGTGA
- a CDS encoding adenylate kinase, giving the protein MQRVVVIGSSCSGKSTFAMRLAKLINSPYIELDSLHWLPDWQERPDSEFRQLVQREVDKNCWVIDGNYAVARDLLWPKATTIIWLNHSFARVFYRAIRRSIIRAATKQVLFAGNIETFKQSFCSKDSIIWWVLTTYHAKRRNYRALLNQQASTGTKVIEFTSQRQINTFLTSLAKADV; this is encoded by the coding sequence ATGCAGAGAGTTGTTGTTATCGGCTCAAGTTGCAGTGGTAAATCAACATTCGCGATGAGGCTCGCCAAATTGATAAATTCGCCTTACATTGAACTAGATTCCCTGCATTGGTTACCCGATTGGCAAGAGCGACCAGACAGCGAATTTCGCCAATTAGTGCAACGAGAGGTCGATAAAAACTGCTGGGTGATTGATGGCAATTATGCTGTCGCTCGTGATCTTTTATGGCCAAAAGCAACAACCATCATTTGGCTTAACCATAGCTTTGCACGTGTATTCTATCGCGCGATTCGTCGCTCGATTATACGTGCGGCGACCAAACAAGTACTTTTCGCTGGTAACATTGAAACGTTTAAACAAAGTTTTTGTTCGAAAGATTCAATTATTTGGTGGGTACTGACGACCTATCATGCCAAGCGCCGTAACTATCGAGCTTTATTAAACCAGCAAGCGTCAACAGGTACAAAGGTTATTGAATTTACTTCCCAAAGACAAATAAATACCTTTCTCACCTCGCTTGCCAAAGCTGATGTTTAA